The sequence GACAGATCATCTTCTCGTTTCCCCTGCTCGGGAGTGCGCTCGTCATGCTTCTGCTGGATCGCAACCTCGGAACCCGTTTCTTCGCGATCGAGGCCGGGGGCACGATGCTCTGGCAACATCTGTTCTGGTTCTTCGGCCATCCCGAGGTGTACATCCTCGTCCTTCCGCCGATGGGACTGATCAGCCTCATCCTCCCGCGGTTCTCCGGCCGGCGGCTGTTCGGATTCAAGTTCGTTGTCTACTCCACGCTTGCACTCGGCGTGCTCTCCTTCGGCGTCTGGGCCCACCACATGTTCGCCACCGGCATGGACCCACGCCTGCGCGCCTCGTTCATGGCCGTCTCCATCGCGATTGCCATCCCGTCGGCCGTCAAGACGTTCAACTGGATCACGACGATGTGGAACGGGCAGCTCCGCCTGACGACGCCGATGCTGTTCTGTATCGGATTCATCGCCAACTTCATCATCGGCGGTGTGACCGGCGTGTTCGAGGCCGCGATCCCCGTCGATCTCGTGCTCCACGACACGTACCACGTCGTCGCTCACTTCCACTATGTCATCATGGGCGGGATCGCCTTCGCGGTCTTCGCGGCGATCTACTACTGGTTCCCCCTGGTCTCCGGCCGGCTATACCAGCGCCGCCTCGGGAAAGCCCACTTCTGGCTGACCATGGTCGGGACGAACCTCACGTTCTTCCCGATGGTGTTGCTCGGGTACGCCGGAATGCCCCGACGGTACGCGTCGTACGCGGCGCCCGTCGGCCCGGTCGACGTGTTCGCCTTGTTGCACCGCTTCGCGACGCTCGGGGCGATCGTACTCGCCCTGGGACAGCTCGTCTTCCTCTGGAACCTCGTCCAGTCGTGGCGCGAGGGGCCGCGGATCCGCGACGGTGACCCCTGGGATCTCGAAGCGAAGGGACTTCGGACCAACGAGTGGGCGTGGTTGGCTGCCTCCCGGCGCGACACGATCGCTGCCGACGGTGGCGACGAGCGTGAGGACTGATCGCGGATTCGAGATCCGCATTCCACACCGTTCTCGGTTTTGAGACCAAAAGTGATAGAAAATTGAATAGACACCACGCTACTTAAGCATATCTCCGAACATATTTTATCGACGACATCTTATACTGCGACACTCACCGTCTGGCCGATGACAGAGAGTCAGTCGCTGTACGCCAAAATCGGCGGCCGCGAGGCCGTCGAAGCCGTCGTGTCGGACTTCTACGACCGCGTGTTCGCGGATCCGCTCCTCGAACCGTACTTCGACGGGATCGACCGCGAGGCGCTGTACTCCCACCAGGTGCAGTTCATCAGTGCCGTCGCC comes from Haloplanus sp. XH21 and encodes:
- a CDS encoding cbb3-type cytochrome c oxidase subunit I — protein: MVEISPLLTLTMGGLLIVALLAVTRLENWRTYALAGAGYGDETETDPTTNKPSGLLRWLTTVDHKDIGLLYGTFAVLSFAWGGVAVLLMRLELLTPASDLLNAAFYNSLLTSHGITMLFLFGTPILAAFANYLIPLLIGADDMAFPRINAIAFWLLPPGALLIWAGFFPLGDVIPAQTAWTLYTPLSTGSGGGNQASAGVDLMLLGLHLTGVSATMGAINFVATILTERAEEVTWANLDIFSWTVLVQSGQIIFSFPLLGSALVMLLLDRNLGTRFFAIEAGGTMLWQHLFWFFGHPEVYILVLPPMGLISLILPRFSGRRLFGFKFVVYSTLALGVLSFGVWAHHMFATGMDPRLRASFMAVSIAIAIPSAVKTFNWITTMWNGQLRLTTPMLFCIGFIANFIIGGVTGVFEAAIPVDLVLHDTYHVVAHFHYVIMGGIAFAVFAAIYYWFPLVSGRLYQRRLGKAHFWLTMVGTNLTFFPMVLLGYAGMPRRYASYAAPVGPVDVFALLHRFATLGAIVLALGQLVFLWNLVQSWREGPRIRDGDPWDLEAKGLRTNEWAWLAASRRDTIAADGGDERED